A genomic window from Fusarium oxysporum Fo47 chromosome VIII, complete sequence includes:
- a CDS encoding RlpA-like double-psi beta-barrel-protein domain-containing protein-containing protein — translation MKFFLPILLAAPAVMGRACKVRHSHSSAVEAVHTQYPVPEPVISQAPQVVGQKSSPVEVKTAASKPKTTKSKTSKPKKVSKPKASKPKASKPKSTTTTKPSTPKTSTPSTGSSSKSTPLGDGASVSGSSTFYGGNLAGGNCMFSTYTLPSGILGTAFSGQKWDNSANCGACIEVTGPSGTIKAMIVDKCPECDPGHLDLFPDAFKAVGGTDGIVKTSYKFVECGITTPLVLHNKEGTSANWFSIQVVNANEPVKSVQVSTDGGSTWKSTERKDYNFFENPAGFGKTSVDVKVTSSTGKSVVVKNVGVTAGAQYKASSNF, via the exons atgaagttcttcctcCCTATTCTTCTCGCAGCTCCCGCTGTTATGGGCCGAGCCTGCAAGGTCCGACACTCGCACTCTTCTGCGGTTGAAGCCGTCCACACTCAGTACCCTGTTCCCGAGCCTGTGATCTCCCAGGCCCCCCAGGTCGTTGGCCAGAAGTCTTCTCCCGTCGAGGTCAAGACTGCTGCttccaagcccaagaccaccaagtccaagaccTCCAAGCCAAAGAAGGTCTCTAAGCCCAAGGCCTCCAAACCGAAGGCTTCTAAGCCCAAGTCTACCACGACCACCAAGCCCAGCACTCCCAAGACATCTACTCCCAGTACCGGCTCCAGCTCCAAGTCTACACCTCTTGGTGACGGTGCTTCTGTCTCTGGATCTTCCACCTTCTACGGCGGTAACCTCGCTGGTGGAAACTGCATGTTCTCAACCTACACTCTCCCCTCTGGTATCCTCGGAACTGCCTTCTCTGGCCAAAAGTGGGACAACAGCGCCAACTGCGGTGCCTGTATCGAAGTCACCGGTCCTTCAGGCaccatcaaggccatg ATCGTCGACAAGTGCCCCGAATGTGACCCCGGCCATCTCGATCTCTTCCCCGACGCCTTTAAAGCCGTCGGCGGCACAGACGGCATCGTCAAGACCTCGTACAAATTCGTCGAGTGCGGCATCACCACTCCCCTCGTGCTTCACAACAAGGAGGGTACTTCCGCCAACTGGTTCTCCATCCAAGTCGTCAACGCCAACGAGCCCGTCAAGAGTGTTCAGGTTTCCACTGACGGCGGTAGCACCTGGAAGAGCACTGAGCGCAAGGACTACAATTTCTTTGAGAACCCTGCTGGCTTTGGGAAGACTTCTGTTGATGTCAAGGTTACTAGCAGCACTGGAAAGAGCGTTGTTGTTAAGAACGTTGGCGTTACTGCTGGGGCTCAGTACAAGGCTAGCTCTAACTTCTAA
- a CDS encoding general substrate transporter: protein MLFGFDISSMSAWIGSDQYLDYFNSPGSTEQGGITASMSAGSFVGALVAGGIADKLGRRKALMIACLFWIAGAVLQCSAQNVGHLIVGRVVSGVAVGITSSQVLVYLAELAPSDIRGRIVGIQQWSIEWGILIMYLISYGCSVGVDGPAAFRIAWGVQAVPGFILLAGLFFFPESPRWLAQHDRWEEAHYNLAHLHAGGDLDSPLVIAEMEEVREAVRIARESKDIGYLGLFAPGVWKRTVVGVSVQIWQQLLGGNVMLYYLVYIFNMAGMTGNTALTSSIIQYVIFLVTTGVVLPYIDRLGRRPLLISGALICGVLHFTSGAVMAVHGYPVDGIEGNDILTWAISGAPAKAVIALAYIFVGVYGLTWAPVAWIYASEVFPLKYRAKGVGLAASGNWIFNLALAFFVPPSFTNIQWQTYMIFGTFCIAMTFHAFFTYPETARKTLEEVDVLFESNVPAWRSAKASGGFDEKVQEAKRTGGLKGELEEREATHAETA, encoded by the exons ATGCTCTTCGGTTTCGACATCAGCTCCATGAGCGCCTGGATCGGCTCCGACCAATATCTCGACTACTTCAACAGTCCAGGCTCAACCGAGCAAGGCGGCATCACAGCCTCCATGTCAGCAGGATCTTTCGTCGGCGCCCTCGTCGCAGGAGGTATTGCCGATAAGCTCGGTCGAAGAAAGGCTCTCATGATCGCTTGCCTGTTCTGGATCGCGGGTGCTGTTCTTCAGTGTTCTGCGCAGAATGTGGGACACCTTATTGTTGGTCGTGTTGTTAGTGGTGTGGCTGTTGGTATTACTAGTTCGCAGGTCCTTGTGTACCTTGCTGAACTTGCGCCTTCGGATATTAGAGGGAGGATTGTTGGAATTCAGCAGTGGTCTATTGAGTGGG GTATCTTGATCATGTATCTCATCTCTTACGGGTGCTCCGTTGGAGTTGATGGGCCCGCTGCCTTCCGCATCGCATGGGGAGTCCAAGCCGTCCCAGGTTTCATCCTCCTCGCTGGcctgttcttcttccccGAGTCGCCTCGATGGCTTGCTCAGCATGATCGTTGGGAAGAGGCGCACTACAACCTTGCCCACCTTCACGCTGGCGGTGATCTCGATAGCCCTCTTGTGAttgctgagatggaagaggtCCGCGAAGCTGTGCGCATCGCTCGTGAGTCCAAGGATATCGGCTATCTTGGTCTCTTTGCGCCTGGAGTCTGGAAACGCACGGTTGTTGGTGTGAGTGTTCAGATCTGGCAGCAACTTCT GGGCGGAAACGTCATGCTCTACTATCTCGTCtacatcttcaacatggcGGGAATGACCGGAAACACCGCTCTCACATCCTCCATCATCCAATAcgtcatcttcctcgtcacAACCGGCGTGGTTCTGCCCTACATCGATCGTCTAGGCCGCCGacctctcctcatcagcgGAGCTTTGATCTGCGGTGTTCTTCACTTCACCAGCGGAGCAGTCATGGCTGTTCACGGCTACCCGGTTGATGGTATCGAAGGTAACGACATCCTTACCTGGGCCATTTCAGGAGCTCCCGCCAAAGCCGTCATCGCCCTGGCATATATCTTCGTTGGTGTCTACGGTCTTACCTGGGCACCCGTTGCGTGGATCTACGCCAGTGAAGTCTTCCCCCTAAAGTACCGAGCCAAGGGTGTTGGTCTCGCCGCCTCTGGTAACTGGAT CTTCAACTTGGCACTCGCCTTCTTTGTCCCGCCATCGTTCACCAACATCCAGTGGCAGACATACATGATCTTCGGAACATTCTGTATCGCCATGACGTTCCACGCTTTCTTCACTTATCCCGAGACAGCACGCAAGACtcttgaggaagttgatgttCTGTTTGAGAGTAATGTTCCTGCTTGGCGAAGTGCAAAGGCTAGCGGTGGGTTTGATGAGAAGGTTCAGGAGGCAAAGCGTACGGGTGGTCTGAAGGgggagcttgaggagaggGAGGCGACTCACGCTGAGACTGCGTGA
- a CDS encoding RTA1 like protein-domain-containing protein: protein MSQVPPDNLVIFGPDANCTLALCPVEWSVYQYRPSLAANITFIVLYAIAMGTHLVLGIKWKQWFYMSFMMIGCLFEIIGYIGRIIMYSNPFNFGGFMVQIVFITSGPVFYTAAIYVTLSKTIKYFAPEVSRFRPELVWWIFIPADVVCLVLQAAGGALSTVSQGSSQTGIDIALAGLSLQVVILVLFCALLGDYLWRYFRSGNVSAMGRRMRIFFGFLSAAVILILARCAFRCYELSKGYRNSDLITDEGLFIGLEGVLIVIAVFFLCISHPGPVFNDAMTTVPGTSQSDADAEK from the exons ATGTCGCAGGTACCGCCAGACAACTTGGTCATCTTTGGCCCCGACGCAAATTGTACTCTCGCTCTATGTCCCGTAGAATGGAGCGTCTACCAATACCGTCCATCGCTCGCCGCGAACATCACCTTCATCGTCCTCTACGCCATCGCCATGGGGACACATCTCGTTTTAGGTATCAAGTGGAAGCAGTGGTTCTACATGAGCTTTATGATGATTGGGTGCCTGTTTGAGATTATTGGATATATTGGAAGGATTATCATGTATAGTAATCCTTTCAACTTCGGCGGTTTCATGGTGCAGATTGTGTTTATCACGAGTGGTCCTGTGTTTTACACAGCGGCCATTTACGTGACACTTTCCAAGAC TATCAAATATTTCGCCCCCGAGGTCTCCCGCTTCAGACCTGAGCTCGTCTGGTGGATCTTCATCCCTGCCGATGTCGTCTGTCTCGTCCTCCAAGCTGCAGGTGGCGCATTGTCAACCGTCAGTCAAGGATCCAGCCAAACTGGTATCGACATCGCCTTAGCCGGTCTATCTCTACAGGTCGtcatcctcgttctcttctGCGCTCTTCTCGGCGACTATCTCTGGCGATACTTCCGTAGTGGAAATGTCAGTGCTATGGGCAGACGCATGAGGATCTTCTTCGGATTCTTAAGCGCCGCAGTTATTCTTATTCTTGCGCGTTGTGCATTCCGATGCTATGAATTGAGCAAGGGGTATCGAAACTCGGATCTCATCACGGATGAGGGGTTGTTCATTGGCCTTGAGGGAGT GCTTATTGTCATTGCAGTGTTCTTCTTGTGCATCAGCCACCCAGGTCCTGTGTTCAACGATGCGATGACGACGGTGCCGGGCACCTCGCAGAGCGATGCCGATGCCGAGAAGTGA
- a CDS encoding uncharacterized protein (expressed protein): MTPQQSPLFTPLATPRFTPTPTPGPQSATPTPAPSTPAPQSVASTPAAHSIASTSAPSSVAFTPAPESSSRGQVTYDMGPPPKKKRGPKPKPLSERKVLRTTPIVRKEASYSKRKKEEVIMWMLHHRVDRGGEMVPPSTTDAENHFRIPRSTIAGWKKAMQVILWTVM; this comes from the coding sequence ATGACACCTCAGCAATCTCCTCTCTTTACACCACTAGCCACACCTCGATTTAcaccaactccaactccagGACCTCAATCCGCTACTCCTACGCCAGCGCCATCTACTCCAGCTCCCCAATCAGTTGCTTCAACACCAGCCGCTCACTCCATCGCCTCAACATCCGCACCATCCTCCGTAGCATTTACACCAGCACCTGAGTCTTCATCCAGGGGCCAAGTAACATATGATATGGGACCTccgcccaagaagaagagaggaccaaagccaaagccgTTGTCAGAACGTAAAGTGCTACGGACTACACCGATTGTGCGAAAGGAGGCTAGTTAttcgaagaggaagaaggaggaggttATCATGTGGATGCTTCATCATCGTGTTGATCGGGGGGGAGAAATGGTGCCGCCTTCTACGACGGATGCGGAGAATCACTTTCGGATTCCGAGGAGTACTATTGCTGGGTGGAAGAAAGCTATGCAAGTGATTCTGTGGACTGTGATGTGA
- a CDS encoding uncharacterized protein (of unknown function-domain containing protein): MKGNDEVIQEFNEVVNMTASELEKWLKSDDSNSAGWPKEDENGETVGHDSGRKIVEILKENPKKEPEKYTDEQVQHMRKVVSYCKRHLAQETKANNDKSPEEVKKTKSYASLKNWGHDFLKAQGKENGSEKKEDREEANDDAEDAEEEGDDDEKQTGEKRRATRSQTGSNKKRETRKGESTKSNDEEEEEEEEEEEEDDDDEKKQGQKKQSNGQSKKSNGSSKKEEDAEEEQDDDELGDDSGTKKGPKKGETVSWNWGQGQPKGKVLDVKAEDTTITTKNGNEVSRKGDEEDPAVVLDTGKNKAIKKAHELN, encoded by the exons ATGAAGGGCAACGATGAAGTTATCCAAGAGTTCAACGAGGTCGTCAACATGACGGCCTCGGAGCTCGAGAAGTGGCTCAAGTCGGATGATTCCAACAGTGCTGGCTGGCCAAAGGAGGATGAAAACGGCGAGACTGTCGGACATGACAGCGGTCGCAAGATCGTCGAGATCTTGAAGGAGAACCCCAAGAAGGAACCTGAGAAGTACACCGATGAGCAAGTCCAGCACATGCGCAAGGTTGTTTCCTACTG CAAGCGACATCTTGCTCAAGAGACAAAGGCCAACAACGACAAATCGCCtgaggaggtcaagaagacAAAGTCCTACGCGTCGCTCAAGAACTGGGGCCACGATTTCCTCAAGGCTCAAGGCAAGGAGAATGGtagtgagaagaaggaagatagGGAAGAAGCGAACGACGACGCTGAAgatgccgaagaagaaggcgatgatgatgagaagcaaaccggtgagaagagaagagcgACTCGAAGCCAGACTGGTTCCAACAAGAAGCGCGAGACTCGCAAGGGAGAGTCTACAAAGtccaatgatgaagaggaagaggaggaggaggaggaggaggaggaagatgatgatgatgagaagaagcagggaCAGAAGAAGCAGTCCAATGGCCAGTCCAAGAAGTCCAACGGATCCtcaaagaaggaggaagatgctgaagaggagcaagatgatgatgagctcGGTGATGACTCTGGCACAAAGAAAGGACCAAAGAAGGGTGAGACTGTGAGCTGGAACTGGGGACAGGGACAGCCCAAGGGCAAGGTCTTGgatgtcaaggctgaaga TACCACGATTACGACGAAGAATGGCAATGAGGTCTCCAGAAAgggtgatgaagaggacCCTGCTGTTGTATTGGACACGGGCAAGAACAAAGCTATTAAGAAGGCCCATGAGCTGAACTAG
- a CDS encoding ankyrin repeat-containing domain protein, whose translation MTSHPPSCESTNSRSLCSGLTNNRIEPSIRVRRAIHANDATLLRRILKTHPNLLLNPDSSPSGLSNSNMHLAASLGHREVCEVLLQLGHEDPVPALNETHQTALMLASAGGHTEVVQLLCEHDKTCILRRDIRGRDAVMEASLGGHDTIVQLLLTFVPGGPYDAVRRADVEGNTALHFASGNGNLLVLRTLLAAGADIHKRNIWNWTPAAYSATVQAEVYLKGLVNEVGKRQQQQQKREIESAKKGGGVRVVEATSDED comes from the coding sequence ATGACCAGTCACCCTCCATCATGTGAGAGCACCAACTCGAGATCATTATGCTCAGGACTAACAAACAACAGGATTGAACCCTCTATTCGCGTCCGTCGGGCAATTCATGCCAATGATGCGACTCTTCTCCGCCGAATTCTGAAGACACATCCcaatcttctcctcaaccccGACTCTTCACCATCCGGCCTCTCCAATTCGAACATGCACCTAGCAGCCTCCCTAGGTCACCGCGAAGTCTGTGAAGTACTCCTGCAACTCGGCCACGAAGATCCAGTCCCCGCACTCAACGAGACCCATCAAACAGCGCTGATGCTCGCCTCAGCCGGTGGCCATACCGAGGTTGTACAACTCCTCTGCGAACACGACAAAACATGCATTCTTCGTCGCGACATTCGAGGTCGTGATGCCGTGATGGAAGCTAGTCTTGGCGGACACGACACTATTGTTCAACTCCTCCTTACCTTTGTCCCAGGGGGACCTTACGACGCAGTCCGCCGTGCGGACGTGGAAGGAAATACGGCACTACATTTTGCGAGCGGGAACGGAAACTTGCTGGTGCTGCGAACGCTGCTGGCGGCGGGCGCGGATATACATAAGCGCAACATTTGGAACTGGACACCGGCTGCGTACAGCGCTACTGTTCAGGCTGAGGTCTATTTGAAGGGTTTGGTGAATGAGGTTGGAAAgagacagcagcagcaacagaaGAGGGAGATTGAGTCGGCTAAGAAGGGAGGCGGAGTTCGAGTTGTTGAAGCCACAAGCGATGAAGACTGA